AACTCGGTCGGGCTGACGGCGACGCGCTGCCCCTTGATCGACACCCGTCGGGCCTCGGAGTCGATGGCGACGTCGCCGACCTCGATGACCCGCTGCCCGGCAGCCGACTCGCGGCGACCGAGCGCGCGGAGGCGGGCGGTCAGCTCGGCGAACGCGAAGGGCTTCGTGAGGTAGTCGTCCGCACCCGCGTCGAGTCCGAAGACCCGGTCGTCGACGGCGTCACGTGCGGTGACGAGCAGGATGCGCACGGGGTCCTCCCGCTCGCGGATCCGGCGGGCGAGCTCGAAGCCGGACATGCCCGGCATCATGACGTCGACGACCGCGAGGTCGAAGGCCTGCTCGCCGAGGGCGATGAGCGCCTCGACACCGTTCTCGACCGCCGTGACGCGGTACCCCTCTGCCGCGAGCCCACGCTCCATGAGCGCGCGCATCTCGTCGTCGTCCTCGACCACCAACAGGCGCATGATCGACCTCCTCGGCCCCCATCGTGGCAGGGAACGGCGGTCCGTGGGCGGTTCCGGGTGGGAAGAGGCTGAATCTCGTCACAGTGACCCCGCCACGCCACCCGGACGAGGGCAGAACGGTCCGTCCCGCAGAGGGGGGTATCGGCCTCGCGAGCAGCGCGTTGCTAGGCTCCGCAGCGGACACGGCGTACCCGACGCAGTGTCCCGAGGGGGCACCATGCAGGATCAGGAGAACCGTCCGTACCGTCCGGACGACAGCGTCCACCCGGCCATCGTCCGGTTGCACGCGGAGCTCGAGGCGGCACGGCACGGCATCGACGTGCTCGGCGAGCTGGAGGACGCCCGCCGCGAGCGGGTCGTCGCGGAGCTGCTGAGCGCGGTGCCGGACGTCGCGAGCCGTGCGGCGTACGAGGCCGGCGCCGATCGCGCGGTCGCGACCATCCAGGGCTTCGAGGGGGTCCGCTCCGACGAGCACGAGTCGGGGACGGCGCTGTGGGACCGACTCGTCCTCACGGCCGTCGAGGCAGCGGCCGCGGTGGAGCCGACCGAGGTCGAACGGACTGCCGTCGAGTCGACTGCCGTCGAACCGGCCGCCGCGTCCGAGCCGGCAGCAGTGGGCGGGGGATCGCCCACGCTCGCTCCCGCCGCGGACGCCGCACACCCGGCGGCGTCCGGTCACGCCGCACACCGCGCCACGGCCTGA
The sequence above is drawn from the Curtobacterium sp. MR_MD2014 genome and encodes:
- a CDS encoding response regulator transcription factor, with amino-acid sequence MRLLVVEDDDEMRALMERGLAAEGYRVTAVENGVEALIALGEQAFDLAVVDVMMPGMSGFELARRIREREDPVRILLVTARDAVDDRVFGLDAGADDYLTKPFAFAELTARLRALGRRESAAGQRVIEVGDVAIDSEARRVSIKGQRVAVSPTEFALLRLLARSVGTVVDRPKILEEVWDGSQHVDPNVVEQYISYLRKKLTSHEATVAIATVRGRGYRLDLLGA